The genome window CGCTGCTGCGGGGCGCGGAGCTGGAGGGCACGCTGGAGCAGGTGGAGGGTGAGCTTTTTGAACTCAGCCGCCTCCTGGAGCGCCACCCCGAGCTGACGCAATTGCTGTCCGAGCGCGCTGTGGCGCGTTCCCGGCAGCGGGGTCTGCTGGCGAATGTGCTCTATGGAAAGGTGAGCAAGTACACCGAGGCGCTGGCGCTTCAGGTGATTGGTCGCCCGGAGCACAACCCCATCGACGATATTGCGGCCCTGGCCGCCGAGGCCGCGCACCTGCGAGGCCGCAAGGTAGCCAAGGTGACCTCGGCGGGGCCGCTGAGCGAGGAGCAAAAGCAGGCGCTTGCCCAGAAACTGGGGCGCATTTACGGTGCGGAGATGGACGTGTTTACCGAGGTGGATGAGTCCCTCCTCGGCGGCATGACGATCCGCGTTGGCGATGAGCGTATTGACGGCTCCACCGCCGGCAAGATCCGTAGGCTCCGTGCCCAGCTTGCCTAGGACCAGAGAAAATTGACGATTTGCACGATTCAACCGAGAGCAGGAAGAACATGGCGGAGCTGACGATCTCCTCCGATGAGATTCGTAGCGCGATAGCGAACTACACCTCGAGCTTCTCCGCGGAGGCCTCCCGTGAGGAGGTCGGCGTGGTCATTTCCACGGCTGATGGCATTGCCCAGGTTTCGGGTCTGCCTTCCGCAATGACCAACGAGCTGCTTGAGTTCCCCGGCGGCGTGATTGGCGTCGCGCAGAACCTTGAGACCGATTCCATCGGTGTGGTGGTTCTGGGTAACTTCGAGTCCCTCAAGGAGGGCGACGAGGTCACGAGGACCGGCGAGGTCCTGTCCATTCCGGTCGGTGACGAGTTCCTCGGCCGCGTAATTAACCCCCTGGGTCACCCCATCGACGGCCTCGGCGCGATCAACGCCGAGGA of Corynebacterium sp. 21KM1197 contains these proteins:
- a CDS encoding F0F1 ATP synthase subunit delta — its product is MHAASRKALAEVAQSLDTQISGSVVTAATLGAELFDAVEFLDDNRGLRVAVAEASSTAEQRQGLIAEVFNGKVSPETLTVLKESAGARWSTPREFRTGLVVLGRRALLRGAELEGTLEQVEGELFELSRLLERHPELTQLLSERAVARSRQRGLLANVLYGKVSKYTEALALQVIGRPEHNPIDDIAALAAEAAHLRGRKVAKVTSAGPLSEEQKQALAQKLGRIYGAEMDVFTEVDESLLGGMTIRVGDERIDGSTAGKIRRLRAQLA